One genomic region from Leptolyngbyaceae cyanobacterium JSC-12 encodes:
- a CDS encoding hypothetical protein (IMG reference gene:2510096698), with product MLPFVAVPSTIAQEFGKYRDLFCRGAGFEQVSRYVTGLLLSENKTLQGIAGQWVAGGEVGGRRAMHAAVFEAGWRSSELMSHHRAVIAKEHQGRGREVISLDWTLSHHDWGKQIFGVKRSYDYVEHRMSCFQTVVTATIANRHLIDGIDVVVQFPDFSVAEREYLKVTAKSPL from the coding sequence ATGCTGCCCTTTGTCGCTGTGCCATCGACGATTGCTCAAGAGTTTGGGAAATATCGAGACCTGTTCTGCCGAGGCGCAGGCTTTGAGCAGGTGAGTCGCTATGTGACCGGATTGCTGTTGAGTGAGAACAAAACCTTGCAAGGGATTGCCGGACAATGGGTAGCAGGTGGGGAGGTCGGCGGACGAAGAGCGATGCACGCAGCGGTGTTTGAGGCGGGCTGGAGGAGTTCAGAGTTAATGTCCCATCATCGTGCTGTGATAGCCAAAGAGCATCAGGGGCGAGGGCGAGAAGTCATCAGTCTGGATTGGACGCTCAGCCATCACGATTGGGGCAAGCAGATCTTTGGGGTGAAGCGATCCTATGATTATGTGGAACATCGGATGAGTTGCTTTCAAACGGTGGTGACGGCGACGATTGCGAACCGCCACCTAATTGATGGGATTGACGTGGTGGTGCAGTTTCCAGATTTTTCAGTGGCAGAACGGGAGTATCTGAAGGTGACGGCAAAATCCCCACTATGA
- a CDS encoding hypothetical protein (IMG reference gene:2510096699) yields MRERLIEMLHYHKNRLEYRKRTEIAVEIVRQVEAEGQFPTADYAFDNGVLTVELTTMIESAGKHWVSEVESSRNILWNDQWQRVDAIGLELRIHHPESFRPIQVTCRNGETKPIWAFTKVVRLKKFGRKRLVIVHEQADLQDPPRFLLTDALHWESGRVMQTWSYRWSCEVFHEVSKQHTGLESAQVRNEEAVNRHFRLSCVAQSILQRTACSGAQSERFEFAQGKQTVGQKLYTLTRQAFDDLLQFIVTRCSHGHTNEQILQALLPS; encoded by the coding sequence GTGCGAGAACGACTGATTGAGATGTTGCATTATCACAAGAATCGATTGGAGTATCGCAAACGCACCGAGATTGCCGTCGAGATTGTGCGCCAAGTGGAAGCGGAAGGACAATTTCCCACCGCCGATTATGCGTTTGACAATGGGGTGTTGACTGTTGAGTTAACCACCATGATTGAGTCCGCAGGAAAACACTGGGTGAGTGAAGTTGAAAGTTCTCGCAACATCTTGTGGAATGACCAATGGCAACGGGTAGATGCGATTGGTTTAGAACTCAGAATCCATCACCCAGAGAGCTTTCGCCCGATTCAAGTCACTTGCCGCAACGGCGAAACGAAACCGATTTGGGCATTTACCAAAGTCGTGCGCCTCAAGAAGTTTGGACGCAAGCGATTGGTCATCGTCCACGAGCAAGCAGATTTACAAGACCCACCTCGCTTCCTGCTCACCGATGCGTTGCATTGGGAAAGTGGGCGAGTCATGCAGACTTGGAGTTATCGATGGTCCTGCGAGGTCTTTCATGAGGTGAGCAAACAGCACACCGGGCTAGAGTCGGCTCAGGTGCGGAACGAGGAAGCGGTCAACCGTCACTTCCGTCTTAGTTGCGTGGCGCAGTCGATTCTGCAACGGACTGCCTGTTCTGGCGCACAATCTGAACGATTTGAGTTTGCTCAAGGCAAGCAAACGGTGGGACAGAAGCTCTATACCCTCACTCGTCAAGCCTTTGATGATTTGCTGCAATTCATTGTGACGCGATGTTCTCACGGACATACAAATGAACAGATTTTACAAGCTCTCCTCCCCAGTTGA
- a CDS encoding hypothetical protein (IMG reference gene:2510096700~PFAM: Tetratricopeptide repeat), protein MQRRKSVRLTFATLGLCLSSSISAGMVPGVVEGAIAADLGNQQPGRIAQTDRRKAEADRLLQQGIEQFQTSQFEAALQSWQQALSLYRQIQDRQGEGNALGNLGLAYHALGNYPQAIAYHEQALAILREIKDRQGEGQSLGNLGNAYFSLGNYPQAIAYHEQALAILREIKDRLGEGNALGNLGNAYFSLGNYPKAIAYQEQRLAIARELKDRLGEGKALGNLGNAYRALGNYPKAIAYQEQSLAIARELKDRLGEGNALGNLGVAYFSLGNYPKAIAYQEQHLAIAREIQDRLGEGNALGNLGLAYRALGNYPQAIAYHEQHLAIARELKDPDGERIALNNIAVALEKQQQPELAILFYKESVNVVETIRTGLKPLSRQLQESYTQTVAGTYRALADLLLAQGRVLEAQQVLELLKIQELRDFTRDTRAGGATKGVPLNAVEAPVKPPFDTLIALGLKLTDCESQQPRCPEREQLLAQRAAATQQFNQQAERLRRLIRQQGSQDPAQLQQQELTVAAANIVKAQPKTVLIYPLVLEDKLWLVYGVQAGKEAVTFASREVPVTRKQLSETVTQFRTLLETPRSNVKQLQQVSQKLYGWLVAPLRPQLDANGIQNLVFSLDRSTRYMPLAALHDGKQYLVQRFTLSTILTAGLTNTTDKLSANPAQNAVLGLGLSNAVAGFSALPNVPEELDTIVRSKATDPKGVFPGSELLNQAFTLSAFKNLIDYRILHIATHGKFVSEDPEQSFLVLGNGQPLKVPDIRNLSDLGSIHLAVLSACETAKGGQDKEGIEVAGLSYYFLTQNVKSVIASLWLVNDASTSLLMQRFYKHLATGKMTKAEALRQAQLSFLKENATAKDAPARIDVEVRVEPGSRANQARSAFSHPYYWAPFILIGNSL, encoded by the coding sequence ATGCAGCGCCGCAAGTCTGTTCGCTTGACTTTTGCCACGCTTGGCCTGTGTCTGAGTTCCTCAATTTCCGCTGGGATGGTGCCTGGTGTAGTGGAAGGCGCCATCGCGGCCGATCTTGGCAACCAGCAGCCAGGGCGAATCGCCCAAACCGACCGCCGCAAAGCCGAGGCAGACCGCCTCTTGCAGCAGGGCATTGAGCAATTCCAGACCAGCCAGTTTGAAGCGGCCTTGCAATCCTGGCAACAGGCATTGAGCCTCTATCGGCAAATCCAAGACCGCCAGGGCGAAGGCAACGCCCTGGGCAATCTGGGACTTGCCTACCACGCCCTGGGCAACTACCCCCAAGCGATCGCCTATCACGAGCAGGCGTTGGCTATCTTGCGGGAAATCAAAGACCGCCAGGGCGAAGGCCAATCCCTGGGCAATCTGGGCAATGCCTACTTCTCCCTGGGCAACTACCCCCAAGCGATCGCCTATCACGAGCAGGCGTTGGCTATCTTGCGGGAAATCAAAGACCGCCTGGGCGAAGGCAATGCCCTGGGCAATCTGGGCAATGCCTACTTCTCCCTGGGCAACTACCCCAAAGCCATCGCCTATCAGGAGCAACGTTTAGCGATCGCGCGGGAACTCAAAGACCGCCTGGGCGAAGGCAAGGCCCTGGGCAATCTGGGCAATGCCTACCGTGCTCTGGGCAACTACCCCAAAGCGATCGCCTATCAGGAGCAAAGTTTAGCCATCGCGCGGGAACTCAAAGACCGCCTGGGCGAAGGCAATGCCCTGGGCAATCTGGGAGTTGCCTACTTCTCCCTGGGCAACTACCCCAAAGCCATCGCCTATCAGGAGCAACATTTAGCCATCGCCCGGGAAATCCAAGACCGCCTGGGCGAAGGCAATGCCCTGGGCAATCTGGGACTTGCCTACCGTGCCCTGGGCAACTACCCCCAAGCGATCGCCTATCACGAGCAACACTTAGCCATCGCGCGGGAACTCAAAGACCCGGATGGGGAGCGCATTGCGCTGAACAACATTGCGGTTGCCCTGGAAAAACAACAACAACCGGAGTTGGCGATTCTCTTCTACAAAGAGTCGGTGAATGTGGTAGAAACCATCCGCACCGGATTGAAGCCCCTCTCCCGCCAGTTGCAAGAGTCCTACACCCAAACCGTCGCTGGCACCTATCGGGCATTGGCCGATCTGCTGCTGGCCCAAGGGCGGGTGCTGGAGGCCCAGCAGGTGTTGGAACTCCTGAAAATTCAGGAATTGCGCGATTTTACCCGCGATACCCGGGCTGGCGGAGCCACCAAAGGGGTGCCCCTGAATGCGGTGGAAGCCCCGGTCAAGCCGCCCTTTGATACCCTGATTGCCCTGGGCTTAAAGTTGACGGACTGCGAAAGCCAGCAACCCCGCTGCCCGGAACGGGAGCAACTGCTGGCTCAACGGGCTGCCGCCACCCAGCAGTTTAACCAGCAGGCAGAGCGGTTGCGGCGGCTGATCCGCCAGCAGGGCAGTCAAGACCCGGCCCAACTGCAACAGCAAGAGCTGACCGTGGCCGCGGCCAATATCGTCAAAGCCCAGCCCAAGACGGTGCTGATCTATCCCCTGGTGCTGGAAGATAAACTCTGGCTGGTCTATGGCGTGCAGGCGGGCAAGGAAGCCGTCACCTTTGCCAGTCGGGAAGTTCCCGTAACCCGGAAGCAATTGTCAGAGACCGTGACCCAGTTCCGCACCCTGCTGGAAACCCCCCGCAGTAATGTCAAGCAACTGCAACAGGTCAGCCAGAAGCTCTATGGCTGGCTGGTGGCGCCCCTGCGGCCCCAACTCGATGCCAATGGCATTCAAAACCTGGTGTTTTCCCTGGACCGTTCCACCCGCTACATGCCTCTGGCCGCCCTTCACGACGGCAAGCAATACCTGGTCCAGCGCTTCACCCTTTCCACCATCCTCACCGCTGGCCTCACCAACACAACGGACAAACTCTCGGCCAATCCCGCCCAGAACGCGGTGCTGGGCCTGGGCCTTTCCAATGCGGTTGCTGGGTTTAGCGCCCTGCCCAATGTGCCTGAGGAGCTGGACACCATCGTTCGCAGCAAGGCCACCGACCCCAAGGGCGTCTTTCCTGGCAGTGAGTTGCTCAATCAGGCCTTTACCCTGTCCGCCTTCAAAAACCTGATCGACTATCGGATTCTGCACATCGCGACCCACGGCAAATTTGTCTCCGAAGACCCGGAGCAGTCCTTTCTGGTATTGGGCAATGGCCAGCCGCTCAAGGTGCCGGATATCCGCAACCTGAGTGACCTGGGCAGCATCCATCTGGCTGTACTTTCGGCCTGCGAAACCGCTAAAGGCGGCCAGGACAAGGAAGGGATTGAAGTCGCAGGGCTGAGCTATTACTTTCTCACCCAGAATGTCAAATCCGTCATCGCCTCGCTCTGGTTAGTGAACGACGCCAGCACCAGTCTGCTGATGCAGCGGTTTTACAAACACCTGGCTACAGGCAAAATGACTAAGGCGGAAGCCCTGCGTCAGGCACAATTGAGTTTCCTAAAGGAGAATGCTACTGCCAAAGATGCCCCAGCACGAATCGATGTAGAAGTGCGAGTCGAGCCAGGAAGCCGTGCAAACCAAGCGAGATCTGCCTTCTCTCACCCTTACTATTGGGCACCCTTTATTTTGATTGGGAATAGCTTGTGA
- a CDS encoding hypothetical protein (IMG reference gene:2510096701~PFAM: Protein of unknown function (DUF820)), which yields MSVTTKPMTLEEYLNYDDGTDTRYELVNGELITMPPESRLNVKIAIFLLTQFVRLGIPENQVAMKTQIAVSGLRATVREPDLMVLSEAAASSLEGARQSLITHDMPPPLLVVEVVSPGQENQDYRYKRTEYAGRHIPEYWIVDPIAQKVTILEWVDGLYEEQVYQGDTAIVSPLFPTLSLTAATVLSAGC from the coding sequence ATGTCGGTTACTACCAAGCCCATGACCCTTGAGGAATACCTGAACTATGACGATGGCACCGATACCCGCTACGAGCTGGTCAACGGGGAACTGATTACCATGCCACCAGAGAGTCGCCTGAACGTCAAAATTGCCATCTTTCTGCTGACCCAGTTTGTTCGCCTGGGCATTCCTGAAAACCAGGTCGCAATGAAAACACAAATTGCTGTGAGCGGATTGCGGGCTACAGTCAGGGAGCCTGATTTGATGGTGTTGTCAGAAGCGGCTGCGTCCTCCTTGGAGGGAGCCAGACAATCTCTCATTACCCACGATATGCCGCCGCCGTTGCTGGTGGTGGAAGTCGTTAGCCCCGGGCAGGAGAACCAGGATTATCGCTACAAGCGCACGGAGTACGCGGGACGGCACATTCCTGAATATTGGATTGTAGACCCGATCGCCCAGAAAGTGACCATCCTGGAATGGGTGGATGGACTGTATGAAGAGCAGGTTTACCAGGGGGATACGGCGATCGTCTCACCGCTGTTCCCGACGTTGAGTTTGACGGCGGCAACCGTTCTCAGTGCCGGATGTTAA
- a CDS encoding hypothetical protein (IMG reference gene:2510096702) has product MPSPFPGMNPYLEDAFIWREVHNRLIVALANDLGARLRPKYYAAIETRTYLEDESDGVLVGIPDAIVFASTTQGQAATATLATVEIPQPQPQRVQLAEPIAVKERFLEVRTVKTHEVITVIEVLSPKNKRGDGRISYLKKRQAIVESQTHLVEIDLLRAFQPMPVSGVRGVWDYRILVSDAAQRPQAELYGFNLRDRIPSFSLPLKPEDSPLMVDLQPLLHTVYEQGNFDLRVDYTQPVPEPPLSEGDRLWVQQCIASNAGKG; this is encoded by the coding sequence ATGCCCTCGCCCTTTCCAGGGATGAATCCCTATCTAGAAGACGCTTTTATCTGGAGAGAGGTACATAATCGCCTGATTGTGGCACTTGCCAATGATCTGGGGGCACGACTCCGCCCCAAATACTATGCGGCCATTGAAACCCGAACCTACTTGGAAGATGAATCGGACGGGGTGTTGGTCGGCATTCCAGACGCCATCGTGTTTGCCTCAACCACCCAGGGTCAAGCTGCAACGGCTACCCTTGCCACCGTTGAAATTCCTCAGCCACAACCTCAACGGGTGCAACTGGCAGAGCCAATCGCAGTGAAAGAACGGTTTCTAGAAGTGCGCACGGTGAAAACCCATGAGGTCATCACTGTAATTGAGGTGCTATCGCCTAAAAATAAGCGGGGGGATGGACGCATCAGCTATCTGAAGAAACGGCAGGCAATTGTTGAGAGTCAAACCCACCTGGTGGAAATTGATTTACTGCGGGCCTTCCAGCCTATGCCAGTGTCAGGCGTGAGGGGCGTTTGGGATTATCGCATTTTGGTGAGTGATGCGGCCCAACGCCCCCAGGCAGAGTTGTATGGCTTCAATCTGCGCGATCGCATTCCCAGCTTTTCCCTGCCCTTAAAGCCAGAAGATAGCCCGCTGATGGTGGATTTACAACCACTGTTGCACACTGTTTATGAGCAGGGCAATTTCGATCTACGGGTTGACTACACCCAACCAGTGCCAGAACCGCCGTTGTCAGAGGGCGATCGCCTCTGGGTGCAACAGTGCATAGCCTCCAACGCTGGCAAGGGATAG
- a CDS encoding hypothetical protein (IMG reference gene:2510096703~PFAM: Rapsyn N-terminal myristoylation and linker region; Tetratricopeptide repeat), whose amino-acid sequence MRPRMSRQKTEGRSARLTNRSRQSRFLWFLLLLPHLPIFSISLLFPTSPLLRPATAQITQDRKAEADRLLQRGIQQYQTSQFESAFNSWQQALQIYREIKDRLGEGNALGNLGLAYFSLSNYGKAIAYQEQRLAIAREIKDRRGEGNALGNLGIAYGAVGNYAKAIEYLAQTLAIAREIKDRQNESQSLGNLGLAYHAVGNHAKAIELNEQYLAIAREIKDRLGESTALGNLSIAYHAVGNYGKAIEYHEQRLAIVQEIKDRHGEGQSLGSLGIAYFSLGDYAKAIEYQKQSLAIAREIKDRQGEGNALGNLGNAYDALGNYPKAIAYHEQRLAIAREIKDRRGEGNALGNLGNAYFSLDNYPQAIAYHEQSLAIARAIQNREGEGRSLNNLGLALLKSGKLTAAEKTLFDGIAVWELLRQTGVGNDAQKISIFEQQARTYRTLQRVLVAQNKTNRALEIAERGRARAFVELLAQRMATDAKVAETEKQAARSALAVSPSVAQIQQIAKAQNATLVQYSIIFDEFKIRDKQEARQSELYIWVIPPTGEIGFRTVDLKPLWQQQNSSLADLVVHSREAMGARGRSDVWVAQTPEQVQRLQAQQTRNLKQLHGLLIAPIADLLPQDPNQRVIFMPQGELFLVPFPALLDARGTALIEQHTILTAPSIQVLELTRQQRQAMQHSKRKMQNALIVGNPTMPKVVTQLGDTPVQLSDLPGAKQEALEIAKLFNTQAITGAQATKAAIAQQMPQARIIHLATHGLLDDTKGLGVPGAIALAPAGTGELNDGLLTAAEILDMRLNAELVVLSACDTGRGTITGDGVIGLSRSLITAGVPSIVVSLWKVPDDSTAFLMTEFYKNLRTTNDKAQALRQAMLTTKQKYSDPLHWAAFTLIGEAE is encoded by the coding sequence ATGCGCCCCCGGATGAGCAGGCAGAAGACAGAAGGTCGATCGGCGAGGCTCACGAACCGCAGCAGGCAGAGCCGCTTCCTATGGTTCCTATTACTCCTCCCCCACCTCCCCATCTTCTCTATATCTCTCCTCTTTCCTACCTCCCCTCTTCTCCGCCCCGCCACTGCCCAAATCACACAAGATCGCAAAGCCGAGGCGGATCGCTTGCTTCAACGAGGCATCCAGCAATATCAAACCAGTCAGTTTGAATCCGCCTTTAATTCCTGGCAGCAGGCGTTACAGATTTATCGGGAAATCAAAGACCGATTAGGGGAAGGAAACGCCCTGGGCAATTTGGGACTGGCTTACTTCTCTCTGAGCAACTATGGCAAAGCGATCGCCTATCAGGAGCAACGTTTAGCGATCGCGCGGGAAATCAAAGACCGACGGGGGGAAGGCAATGCCCTGGGCAATCTAGGCATTGCTTACGGGGCTGTGGGCAACTATGCCAAAGCGATTGAATATCTGGCTCAAACTTTAGCGATTGCGCGGGAAATCAAAGATCGCCAGAACGAAAGCCAATCCCTAGGCAATCTGGGACTTGCTTACCATGCTGTGGGCAACCATGCCAAAGCGATTGAGCTTAACGAACAGTATTTAGCGATTGCGCGAGAAATCAAAGACCGTCTCGGCGAAAGCACTGCCCTGGGCAATCTGAGCATTGCTTATCATGCGGTGGGCAACTATGGCAAAGCGATCGAGTATCATGAACAACGGTTAGCGATCGTGCAGGAAATCAAAGACCGCCACGGAGAAGGTCAGTCTCTGGGCAGTCTGGGCATTGCTTACTTTTCTCTCGGCGACTATGCCAAAGCAATTGAGTATCAAAAGCAGAGTTTAGCGATCGCGCGGGAAATCAAAGACCGCCAGGGCGAAGGCAATGCCCTGGGCAATCTGGGCAATGCCTACGACGCCCTGGGCAACTACCCCAAAGCGATCGCCTATCACGAGCAACGTTTAGCGATCGCGCGGGAAATCAAAGACCGCCGGGGCGAAGGCAATGCCCTGGGCAATCTGGGCAATGCCTACTTCTCCCTGGACAACTACCCCCAAGCGATCGCCTATCACGAGCAAAGTTTAGCGATCGCGCGGGCAATCCAAAACCGCGAGGGCGAAGGCCGATCCCTGAACAATCTGGGACTGGCCCTCTTGAAATCGGGCAAATTGACTGCTGCTGAGAAGACCCTCTTCGATGGCATTGCCGTTTGGGAGTTGTTGCGCCAAACCGGGGTGGGCAATGATGCCCAAAAAATCTCCATCTTTGAACAGCAAGCTCGCACCTATCGCACCTTGCAGCGAGTTCTAGTGGCGCAAAACAAGACGAATAGGGCATTAGAAATTGCTGAGCGGGGACGGGCCAGGGCGTTTGTGGAGTTGTTGGCGCAGCGGATGGCAACGGATGCTAAAGTGGCGGAAACGGAGAAACAGGCGGCTCGTTCGGCTTTAGCGGTTTCCCCATCCGTTGCTCAGATTCAACAGATTGCCAAGGCGCAAAATGCAACTCTGGTACAGTATTCCATAATCTTCGACGAGTTCAAGATTCGGGATAAACAAGAAGCTCGCCAGTCTGAACTTTACATCTGGGTGATTCCGCCCACGGGAGAAATCGGCTTCCGCACAGTGGATCTGAAACCTTTGTGGCAGCAGCAAAATTCATCCCTGGCAGATCTGGTAGTGCACAGCCGGGAGGCGATGGGTGCCAGGGGGCGGTCAGATGTGTGGGTTGCCCAGACACCAGAGCAGGTGCAACGCCTGCAAGCCCAGCAGACGCGCAATCTGAAGCAACTGCATGGGTTATTGATTGCCCCGATCGCCGATCTGCTGCCCCAAGACCCCAATCAGCGGGTGATTTTCATGCCGCAGGGTGAGCTCTTTCTGGTTCCTTTTCCGGCTTTGCTGGATGCCAGGGGCACAGCCTTGATTGAGCAACACACCATCCTCACGGCACCGTCGATTCAAGTATTGGAATTGACCCGGCAGCAACGGCAGGCGATGCAACATTCAAAACGCAAAATGCAAAATGCGTTGATTGTCGGGAATCCGACGATGCCCAAGGTGGTGACACAACTGGGGGATACGCCTGTGCAGTTGTCTGATCTGCCGGGAGCCAAGCAGGAGGCGTTGGAAATTGCCAAACTGTTCAACACCCAAGCCATCACTGGAGCGCAGGCAACGAAAGCCGCGATCGCCCAACAAATGCCGCAGGCCCGCATCATTCACCTGGCCACCCATGGATTATTGGATGACACCAAAGGCTTGGGGGTGCCGGGGGCGATCGCTCTGGCTCCTGCTGGCACTGGGGAACTCAACGATGGCTTACTCACCGCCGCCGAAATCCTGGATATGAGGCTGAATGCGGAACTGGTGGTCTTGAGTGCCTGCGATACGGGACGGGGCACGATTACCGGCGATGGGGTAATTGGGTTGTCGCGATCGTTGATTACGGCGGGTGTGCCCAGTATCGTCGTGTCTTTATGGAAAGTTCCCGATGACTCGACGGCATTTCTGATGACGGAGTTTTACAAGAACTTGAGAACAACCAACGATAAAGCGCAGGCTCTGCGACAGGCAATGCTGACGACCAAACAAAAATACTCTGATCCACTTCATTGGGCAGCCTTTACCTTAATCGGAGAGGCGGAGTAG
- a CDS encoding hypothetical protein (IMG reference gene:2510096704), giving the protein MLPFVAVPSTIAQEFGKYRDLFCRGAGFEQVSRYVTGLLLSENKTLQGIAGQWVAGGEVGGRRAMHAAVFEAGWRSSELMSHHRAVIAKEHQGRGREVISLDWTLSHHDWGKQIFGVKRSYDYVEHRMSCFQTVVTATIANRHLIDGIDVVVQFPDFSVAEREYLKVTAKSHYDDLDQVRERLIEMLHYHKNRLEYRKRTEIAVEIVRQVEAEGQFPTADYAFDNGVLTVELTTMIESAGKHWVSEVESSRNILWNDQWQRVDAIGLELRIHHPESFRPIQVTCRNGETKPIWAFTKVVRLKKFGRKRLVIVHEQADLQDPPRFLLTDALHWESGRVMQTWSYRWSCEVFHEVSKQHTGLESAQVRNEEAVNRHFRLSCVAQSILQRTACSGAQSERFEFAQGKQTVGQKLYTLTRQAFDDLLQFIVTRCSHGHTNEQILQALLPS; this is encoded by the coding sequence ATGCTGCCCTTTGTCGCTGTGCCATCGACGATTGCTCAAGAGTTTGGGAAATATCGAGACCTGTTCTGCCGAGGCGCAGGCTTTGAGCAGGTGAGTCGCTATGTGACCGGATTGCTGTTGAGTGAGAACAAAACCTTGCAAGGGATTGCCGGACAATGGGTAGCAGGTGGGGAGGTCGGCGGACGAAGAGCGATGCACGCAGCGGTGTTTGAGGCGGGCTGGAGGAGTTCAGAGTTAATGTCCCATCATCGTGCTGTGATAGCCAAAGAGCATCAGGGGCGAGGGCGAGAAGTCATCAGTCTGGATTGGACGCTCAGCCATCACGATTGGGGCAAGCAGATCTTTGGGGTGAAGCGATCCTATGATTATGTGGAACATCGGATGAGTTGCTTTCAAACGGTGGTGACGGCGACGATTGCGAACCGCCACCTAATTGATGGGATTGACGTGGTGGTGCAGTTTCCAGATTTTTCAGTGGCAGAACGGGAGTATCTGAAGGTGACGGCAAAATCCCACTATGACGATTTAGACCAAGTGCGAGAACGACTGATTGAGATGTTGCATTATCACAAGAATCGATTGGAGTATCGCAAACGCACCGAGATTGCCGTCGAGATTGTGCGCCAAGTGGAAGCGGAAGGACAATTTCCCACCGCCGATTATGCGTTTGACAATGGGGTGTTGACTGTTGAGTTAACCACCATGATTGAGTCCGCAGGAAAACACTGGGTGAGTGAAGTTGAAAGTTCTCGCAACATCTTGTGGAATGACCAATGGCAACGGGTAGATGCGATTGGTTTAGAACTCAGAATCCATCACCCAGAGAGCTTTCGCCCGATTCAAGTCACTTGCCGCAACGGCGAAACGAAACCGATTTGGGCATTTACCAAAGTCGTGCGCCTCAAGAAGTTTGGACGCAAGCGATTGGTCATCGTCCACGAGCAAGCAGATTTACAAGACCCACCTCGCTTCCTGCTCACCGATGCGTTGCATTGGGAAAGTGGGCGAGTCATGCAGACTTGGAGTTATCGATGGTCCTGCGAGGTCTTTCATGAGGTGAGCAAACAGCACACCGGGCTAGAGTCGGCTCAGGTGCGGAACGAGGAAGCGGTCAACCGTCACTTCCGTCTTAGTTGCGTGGCGCAGTCGATTCTGCAACGGACTGCCTGTTCTGGCGCACAATCTGAACGATTTGAGTTTGCTCAAGGCAAGCAAACGGTGGGACAGAAGCTCTATACCCTCACTCGTCAAGCCTTTGATGATTTGCTGCAATTCATTGTGACGCGATGTTCTCACGGACATACAAATGAACAGATTTTACAAGCTCTCCTCCCCAGTTGA
- a CDS encoding site-specific recombinase XerD (IMG reference gene:2510096705~PFAM: Phage integrase family), producing the protein MPKRRAERGTVQFNNCNGSLRLLWTYQGERYSLALGLRNTPYHQKLANDRALWLTREIQYGRFNLEKLDQYREFLRGENVSLSELPTVKAPPLSQLWQQYLEVRNLGKSPSTIRQYNWVTRHIDRLPTKDTRQPQAILDAIAKLSPDVQKRLLTQFCACAKWAQKSGLLTDNPFLGAAAAVKLPQRGTVEDEIHPFSRAERDQIIQAFRNDLHYQHYANLVAFLFFTGARPSEVVPLQWGHVKANYILFEKSRVDTVTGYQTKQGLKTQNCRRFPVNEQLRAILVGMERSDDESLVFPSVKGTYIQWNNFTNRAWKSVLSKLPEIEYRNPYQMRHSFVSHCRSLNVPSIQVAEWIGNSVEMVDRVYAQVTESHSVPLL; encoded by the coding sequence ATGCCAAAAAGACGTGCAGAACGGGGAACGGTTCAATTCAATAACTGCAATGGTTCCCTTCGCCTCCTGTGGACATACCAGGGTGAGCGGTACTCGTTAGCATTGGGATTGAGGAATACTCCCTACCATCAAAAGCTAGCCAATGACCGCGCTTTATGGCTGACACGAGAAATCCAGTATGGTCGCTTCAATCTAGAGAAATTAGATCAATACCGAGAATTTTTACGTGGGGAAAATGTCTCTTTATCAGAATTGCCCACGGTAAAAGCCCCACCTCTTAGCCAGTTGTGGCAGCAATATTTAGAGGTTAGAAATTTGGGTAAATCACCCAGCACGATTAGACAGTACAACTGGGTAACTCGCCACATCGACCGATTACCTACGAAGGACACGCGACAACCCCAAGCGATTTTGGACGCGATCGCCAAATTGAGTCCAGATGTTCAAAAACGACTGCTCACTCAGTTTTGCGCGTGTGCAAAGTGGGCACAAAAATCAGGACTGCTCACAGACAACCCATTCTTGGGAGCGGCAGCGGCGGTGAAACTGCCACAGCGAGGAACGGTAGAGGATGAAATTCATCCATTCAGCAGAGCAGAGCGTGACCAAATCATTCAGGCATTTAGGAACGATCTCCACTATCAGCACTATGCCAACCTGGTAGCATTCCTATTTTTCACGGGTGCCCGTCCTAGTGAAGTAGTCCCGCTCCAATGGGGGCACGTCAAAGCAAATTACATTTTGTTTGAGAAAAGTCGGGTCGATACGGTCACAGGTTACCAAACCAAACAGGGATTGAAGACACAGAATTGTAGGCGTTTTCCTGTTAATGAACAGCTTCGAGCCATTCTCGTGGGGATGGAAAGGAGTGATGATGAATCATTGGTGTTTCCTTCTGTCAAAGGAACTTACATCCAGTGGAACAACTTCACTAACAGAGCGTGGAAGTCGGTATTAAGCAAGCTCCCTGAGATTGAGTATCGCAATCCCTATCAGATGCGTCATAGTTTTGTTTCTCATTGCAGAAGTTTAAATGTGCCGTCTATCCAAGTAGCTGAGTGGATTGGAAACTCAGTAGAAATGGTGGATCGGGTCTATGCACAAGTCACTGAATCACACTCTGTACCATTGCTTTAA